In a single window of the Flavobacterium sp. W4I14 genome:
- a CDS encoding hypothetical protein (product_source=Hypo-rule applied; ko=KO:K21572; pfam=PF07980,PF14322; superfamily=48452), translating to MNNKFIKSALMVIAVGALSITTSCKKYLDVQSPSTSSPDVVFESTANTNAAIIAVYNRLCGDNGYGSRISTLFGLTADDFKTSGSYSSSDRRGISMYGASSDNTDLINPFLQLYAGVERANICIKFIPASSLYTNGSEADKTIMKRYYGEALTLRAQFLYELIRNWGDVPASFVPSADAETLYGPNIDRNKTYDRIIADLKMAEDLVPWRSGITEYGSFRYTKGAIKGLRARIALARGGYSLRSANHTMERSADYLTYYKIAFDECLDIMNHRSEHSLNPVYENVFKTLHTTTRYDDAHELMFEVAAFGGNASTDSKLGYYNGIRFNSASTFGSGGGGMNAIPTYFYEFDVTKDCRRDVTIGVFEITATSKKIINTLSNMTDGKFRKSWTTFNNASAAQTFGVNWPMLRFADILLMYAEADNEINGAPSATAVNALQEVQKRAYAGFEGQIPVTPTDKNGFFTAIVKERLLEFGGEGIRKYDLIRWNLLGSKFEETRNKIRALIAGTGDYTSVPNYVYAKEANYLLGTSVNEVATLDLYGGVPNNVFASPGLNLSTAPSGYTTKNWRKAVTEENAITSTSTGIAFYFEANKKELFPYPKTTLIENPSMAQNFGY from the coding sequence ATGAACAATAAATTTATAAAATCGGCTTTAATGGTAATTGCTGTTGGAGCATTGAGCATAACTACTTCTTGTAAAAAATATTTAGATGTACAATCGCCATCAACTTCCAGTCCGGATGTTGTTTTTGAAAGTACAGCAAATACCAATGCGGCAATTATTGCAGTTTACAACCGTCTTTGTGGTGATAATGGTTATGGAAGCCGCATATCTACACTCTTTGGTTTAACCGCCGATGACTTTAAAACGTCGGGAAGTTATAGCTCTTCCGATCGAAGAGGAATTAGCATGTACGGTGCAAGTTCAGACAATACCGACCTGATCAACCCATTTTTACAGTTATATGCAGGGGTAGAGCGTGCAAATATCTGCATCAAATTTATCCCGGCCTCTAGTCTTTATACCAATGGCTCTGAGGCTGACAAAACGATTATGAAACGCTATTATGGTGAAGCTTTAACCTTAAGAGCACAGTTTCTTTATGAATTGATCCGTAACTGGGGTGATGTTCCTGCGTCTTTCGTGCCTTCTGCAGATGCCGAAACATTGTATGGCCCAAATATAGACCGCAATAAAACCTATGATCGGATCATCGCAGATTTAAAAATGGCTGAGGACCTGGTGCCATGGAGAAGTGGAATCACAGAATACGGCAGTTTCCGTTATACCAAAGGTGCAATTAAAGGCTTAAGAGCTCGTATTGCTTTAGCCAGAGGCGGCTATTCGCTAAGGTCGGCCAACCATACGATGGAACGCAGTGCTGATTATTTAACTTATTATAAAATTGCTTTTGATGAGTGTTTGGATATTATGAACCACCGTTCGGAGCATAGCCTGAATCCTGTTTATGAAAATGTGTTCAAGACCTTGCATACCACAACACGCTACGATGATGCACACGAGCTGATGTTTGAAGTGGCTGCTTTTGGTGGCAATGCTTCTACCGATAGCAAATTAGGTTATTATAACGGTATCCGCTTTAACTCTGCATCTACTTTTGGTTCAGGTGGCGGTGGGATGAATGCTATTCCTACTTACTTTTATGAATTTGATGTCACCAAAGACTGCCGCAGGGATGTAACCATCGGCGTTTTCGAAATTACCGCAACATCAAAAAAAATCATCAATACCCTGTCTAACATGACGGATGGAAAATTCCGCAAATCTTGGACAACTTTTAACAACGCTTCTGCTGCTCAAACTTTCGGGGTAAACTGGCCAATGTTACGTTTTGCCGATATACTGTTAATGTATGCAGAGGCTGATAATGAAATTAACGGCGCACCATCTGCTACAGCAGTTAATGCCTTGCAGGAAGTACAGAAACGTGCCTATGCTGGTTTTGAAGGCCAAATCCCGGTAACACCAACGGATAAAAACGGCTTTTTTACTGCTATTGTGAAAGAAAGGTTATTGGAATTTGGAGGAGAGGGCATCCGTAAATATGATTTAATCCGCTGGAATTTATTGGGCAGTAAATTTGAAGAAACACGTAATAAAATACGTGCTTTGATTGCAGGAACCGGCGATTATACCAGCGTACCGAATTATGTTTATGCCAAAGAGGCGAATTACCTGTTGGGAACAAGTGTAAACGAAGTAGCCACACTCGATCTCTATGGTGGTGTACCAAATAATGTATTTGCTTCACCAGGATTAAATCTTTCAACAGCCCCGAGCGGATATACCACTAAAAACTGGAGAAAGGCTGTTACAGAAGAAAATGCCATAACCAGCACTTCTACGGGAATTGCTTTTTACTTCGAAGCAAATAAAAAGGAACTTTTCCCATATCCTAAAACAACATTGATCGAAAATCCGAGTATGGCTCAAAATTTTGGTTATTAA